The genomic window ttaagaaaagaaacacaaataaatgcagcattttaagaatgaaatcatgtaatatattaataaataggcctaaactttgaaaattatcGAATACCGCACTAAAAACCTAAAATTAACTCACCAATAAACTTGTCCATCTTGGCAGCACTTAGTGTGGAGAGGTGTGTTATGACACTGCCTTTATTCTGCAGTCCACGCTTTTGTATTGTACACACACATCATGTGAACGTGGCTCAATTTAAAGGCAAGAACAACCGTGGCTAAACCTGATTGGTCCGTGTCACTTCCGCATTGGCGACCTTTGACATAAACAATGTCAGAGCTGACGCGCCTCCTCCTCACATTGCAATGCGCTAATAAGTATACGAAAAGTGCTTGCGTTGATTGATTATACTAAACTTCACAAAGTCCTCCCGCCATTGTACTTTGACATTATTGGGAAAGCTCAGTGTTATTAATAAAGTGCTGGAAATTATTGCgtaaagcaaaaaataaaaaaataaaaataaaaaagaaaaacaggaaATATTTTGGCCACAAAACCCCATAAAGTATACATCCATTTAATTGAGCGAGTGTGTTTACATTGATTTTTAGCCTGATCGGATGGGCAGTCATCATGCAGCCCTACGGCTTGTGCATGAGTCAACattgagataacaggtgtgagttgccataGGAAAAGAGTGTATTATTCTTGCCTCTTTTTTAAGTGGAGCTTTTACGTAATGGTGTGCTGTTTTTGGTGACTgtcattttttttcatgatgACGGGGATTTGAAGTTTTGAACCTCCGGTCGACAGATCCGTGTCGTTTCCTTTCAATAACATGAAATTGTGTGCAAGAATAATCCCAGGCCCTGATAGGAAAGTTCTTTCTCCGTAACAAACAAAAGCAACCGCCCACAAAGCGCCGCGCTTTCTCGAATTAGAATAATGTAGCAAATACTAGACTACAGGAAGTCTAGCAGTATTTATTACTTCGGATACTTATTTGTGTTTAGCAATGAACtaaacattaattttgacaaCGGACAACAAGCACCAAACCGACACTTTACTTATTTTAGTACACTTGCCTACCTTCAATACAGGACGGAAACCTGAATGTCCTGACAGATATTAGGTAATTGCTCTCATAATTCAGAGTTAAACTTGCACATGTGTAAGTTATGCTGATGTTTTCAGGGTGTTGTgttaaaaatataatttgtaCGTGGGCTTGTCGTTGTGCGCAATCCTTGAGAATGGTCATTTGTTAAATTTGCGCAGTATGCCATATTTGTTACTTGCATGATTGTATAATTTGCGCAGGATAGCTCTAGCGCATACCGCGAATACCGCGCGATCTGTGTCTTTCAACCATCATACTTTCCCCTTCTCACCACCTAACTTTAAAATTCTAATACAATTAGATCACTTGAACTTGAAGTTGATGATGTGAATGCTGCATCATGCAGATTGTCTAGTAGAGGTTCATCAATGATACGTTTTGAGAAGCGCTTTGCTGGATCTTAACTTATGTTTAAAATGATACCTTTTAGTTCCCTCgaatgctggtcatctcgccacctgacaagctcgccaccaacaaagtcgccccctgcaaagtttTTCTTTCTCTCATATTCATTGTAAAAGCCGCTTTACTGAGTGTTTTATGTGATTGGCGGTAGAAAACAAAAGCTTAATTAACTCTTTCATTcggttgtatttttttatacaggATAGAATGAAGTAGCTCAACAATCCACATCTTTTGTAATATGACTTCACCAGGTTACCGACCTAACAGTTGGCGCCAATCAAGCCTTAGTGTCCAGGGTGAGCCGATGAACTCTGACCCCACACTTCAACAACCTAAGAGATCGTATAAATATCGTAAAGTTGCTAGTAGTGGCAACGTAGATGAGACTTTGTTCACATCAAAGAGATATGAGTACCTTCAGTCTCTTAACAGCTCATCAAATGCCAGACCCACGTCAGCTGCTGATTGGTTTACCCATGATGAATCCAACCAATCACCAAGTGATAACCGAACTATCAATACTCCACCAATCAAATCACCTCTAATTAAAGTGGGCGGGGCACCTCGGACACGGTCAAGAGCATACAAACCTATTCCAACTTACGTTGATGAGACGCTGTTTGGTCCCAAGCTCAAAGACTCTAAATTCCCAGCACCTTGGGAGAAACCGGAAGATGAAAAGAAAGGGCCAATGTTGACTTGGAGTCCCCCTGTTAGAGGGAGTCTTAGCTGTACCCCAAGATCCACACCCCCGAGTCGCCCCTCCTCATCAGCTGGAAGTCGTCCAGGGTCTGCGAAGGGCACTAGACCTGGATCGACAGGGGACAGTCGCCCGGGATTGGCAGGGGATAGTCGCCCAGGATCTGCAGGGGGCAGTCGCCCAGGATCGGCCTCAAGGGGTCGTACAGGGAG from Asterias amurensis chromosome 17, ASM3211899v1 includes these protein-coding regions:
- the LOC139949898 gene encoding RBPJ-interacting and tubulin-associated protein 1-like produces the protein MTSPGYRPNSWRQSSLSVQGEPMNSDPTLQQPKRSYKYRKVASSGNVDETLFTSKRYEYLQSLNSSSNARPTSAADWFTHDESNQSPSDNRTINTPPIKSPLIKVGGAPRTRSRAYKPIPTYVDETLFGPKLKDSKFPAPWEKPEDEKKGPMLTWSPPVRGSLSCTPRSTPPSRPSSSAGSRPGSAKGTRPGSTGDSRPGLAGDSRPGSAGGSRPGSASRGRTGSRPATPNKPVWK